One region of Deltaproteobacteria bacterium genomic DNA includes:
- a CDS encoding DUF4143 domain-containing protein, with translation MITAGWTVWLQEQRAHFLCPQSGPIQCHITFFEKPIRFAWLKPRCMCFVVLSGACRCCEILPALMDEDGEWFGRVFENAVGAHLCKGLTDVSYWRDGNAEVDFVVVIDKQIIAIEVKSGRRKGSSGLSEFKTRFPNSRTVLMDFELGEKFLLASDARKFLLNLVDDVDHY, from the coding sequence ATGATTACAGCAGGGTGGACCGTGTGGCTGCAGGAGCAGCGAGCCCACTTTCTGTGCCCTCAGTCAGGCCCAATTCAATGCCACATTACTTTTTTTGAAAAACCCATTAGATTCGCATGGTTAAAACCAAGGTGCATGTGTTTTGTCGTCCTTTCCGGGGCTTGTCGGTGTTGCGAGATTCTACCTGCGCTGATGGACGAGGATGGCGAATGGTTTGGTAGAGTGTTTGAGAATGCAGTTGGGGCGCATTTATGTAAAGGCCTGACCGACGTTAGCTACTGGCGTGACGGGAATGCTGAAGTGGATTTCGTTGTCGTCATTGATAAACAAATTATAGCCATTGAGGTCAAGTCTGGGCGACGGAAAGGGTCTTCAGGTTTGTCAGAATTCAAAACCAGATTTCCAAATTCGCGCACAGTGCTCATGGATTTCGAGTTGGGTGAGAAATTTCTGCTGGCATCGGATGCGCGGAAATTTCTACTCAATCTCGTCGATGACGTCGATCATTATTAG
- a CDS encoding efflux RND transporter permease subunit, with product MNLIQTAIARPKFISMVTLFLLVIGLLALRKLSVDLYPNVSYPVLVVVSSLDGAAPEEIEQLITKKVEDTLSTVAGINLMRSVSREGRSIVVMEFDAAIDIRFQEIQVRGKIANLRESLPEAMREPEIFRQDPDDTPIIEVAVTGERSAAELTKLANDVLLPRLRQITGVGSVDLSGERQPEIQVALQPTALDQWRLNPSDIVSAIRASNRNDPVGQIRGQERTWLVRSVARGQSVSDISSIPIGRTPTGSPLYLRDVATVTAGFQDITRVTRFGDRQGFRPAVVLNILKQSGENTVAVSDRVKASLGDLSRLLPPDVKLTVTRDNADLVRTNVADVYESLIIGAILTIAVVLLFLRSLRSTVTTGLSLPSSVVTTFAVMYAAGFTINVMSLLALSLAVGLLVDDAIVVRENIFRHLGSGNPKDAAARGAKEVQLAVVATTLTIVAVFLPVGFMGGVSGQFFKQFALTVVFAVLVSLYDAMTMAPMLSAYFAHIANPTDEWRPLGRLGLWIDARLLAFEHSFERLSRRYAGLLDRLLAKPVLPMAIGLTAIAAAIWGFVIVKKSFIPTQFGYVFAASLQGPLATPVDQVKKVADLAESKIRDMPQLLNWTVSAGNNYAGYANVDMTVQVDPKAAGTQTELGAIRTEIRKLLAGVPGYSVRISEPADPLAGSSGRFQPLAVIISGDNIGKLTVVGREIRAIMGKIPGIADVAQVQAEGLPEIQIKTDPTRAGLFGVSAAQVSSALATAIQGDATNSIVIADQEVPIRVRLNTGRFSSPSDLLSRSIYVKSSNGKSQPGVPVGAVTEMKTDSGAAIITRENRQRTLRIGANIAPGAALGDTVAMLQAKLDALPLPQNYAARITGQNQQMDELYQNVIAAISIGMLFVYMILVSLFESFVIPISVLAAIPLAATGAVWALIAWQIPLDLYGGVAMILLAGIVAKNSILLVDFAAARVREGSHSPRDAMLLAASLRLRPIIMTSVAMIAGMIPVAAALGAGGEARRSLGIATIGGVISSTLLTLLIVPSIYVATEAVMAWLKRKRATVKHEASMVNY from the coding sequence ATGAATCTGATCCAGACTGCCATCGCGCGTCCCAAATTTATCAGTATGGTGACGCTGTTCCTGCTCGTGATCGGACTCCTGGCGCTCCGCAAGCTGTCAGTTGACCTGTATCCAAATGTCTCCTACCCCGTCCTTGTCGTGGTCTCCAGTCTTGATGGCGCTGCACCGGAAGAGATTGAGCAGTTGATCACCAAAAAAGTCGAAGACACCCTGAGCACCGTCGCCGGTATCAACCTTATGCGCAGTGTCAGTCGCGAGGGACGCTCCATCGTTGTTATGGAGTTTGATGCGGCGATCGACATTCGCTTTCAAGAAATTCAGGTGCGGGGCAAAATTGCAAATCTGCGCGAAAGTCTGCCCGAGGCCATGCGCGAGCCCGAGATATTCCGCCAAGATCCCGACGATACGCCCATTATTGAAGTGGCTGTAACTGGCGAGAGATCCGCCGCCGAGCTGACCAAACTTGCTAATGATGTTTTGTTGCCTCGTTTGCGCCAAATCACGGGTGTGGGATCTGTGGATCTAAGCGGCGAGCGTCAGCCCGAGATCCAAGTAGCACTGCAGCCCACGGCCCTCGACCAGTGGCGCCTCAATCCTAGCGACATCGTCAGCGCCATCAGGGCCAGTAACCGCAATGACCCAGTAGGTCAGATCCGCGGTCAAGAGCGCACGTGGCTCGTGCGCTCGGTGGCCAGGGGTCAGTCCGTCTCGGATATCAGTTCGATTCCCATCGGCCGTACACCTACCGGTAGTCCACTTTATCTTAGGGACGTTGCTACGGTGACTGCGGGCTTTCAAGACATCACTAGAGTCACAAGATTTGGCGATCGCCAGGGGTTTAGGCCAGCGGTTGTCCTAAACATCCTTAAGCAGTCGGGTGAGAATACTGTCGCCGTCTCTGACCGTGTAAAGGCGTCACTCGGGGATCTCTCGCGTCTACTTCCTCCCGACGTCAAGCTTACTGTGACCCGAGATAACGCTGATCTAGTGCGGACCAATGTAGCTGATGTTTACGAGAGCTTGATCATCGGTGCCATCCTTACTATTGCCGTGGTGCTCCTATTTCTCCGCAGTCTACGCTCCACCGTCACGACCGGGCTGTCGCTCCCCAGCAGTGTCGTCACGACCTTCGCCGTGATGTACGCCGCCGGGTTCACCATCAACGTCATGAGCTTACTAGCCCTGTCGTTGGCCGTGGGTTTGCTCGTCGATGATGCTATCGTAGTTCGCGAGAATATATTCAGACACCTTGGTAGTGGAAATCCCAAAGATGCCGCCGCCCGCGGCGCCAAAGAAGTGCAACTCGCCGTCGTCGCCACGACGCTGACCATCGTTGCCGTATTCTTGCCGGTAGGTTTTATGGGCGGGGTCTCGGGTCAGTTCTTCAAGCAATTCGCCCTGACTGTGGTGTTCGCTGTCCTCGTGTCACTTTACGATGCGATGACGATGGCACCCATGCTTTCTGCCTATTTTGCCCATATCGCCAATCCCACGGATGAGTGGCGCCCGCTCGGCCGCCTCGGCCTGTGGATCGACGCCCGCCTCCTTGCGTTTGAGCATAGTTTTGAGCGCCTGAGCCGGCGTTATGCCGGGCTGCTCGATCGGCTGCTTGCCAAACCGGTCCTACCCATGGCAATCGGCCTGACTGCCATTGCCGCCGCTATCTGGGGATTCGTAATTGTTAAAAAGAGTTTTATTCCCACCCAGTTTGGCTACGTATTCGCCGCTAGTTTACAAGGTCCGCTCGCGACGCCAGTGGACCAAGTCAAGAAAGTCGCCGATCTCGCCGAATCAAAGATTCGTGACATGCCTCAGTTGCTAAACTGGACGGTCAGCGCCGGCAATAACTACGCAGGCTACGCTAATGTCGACATGACGGTGCAGGTTGACCCCAAGGCGGCCGGCACACAGACAGAGCTCGGCGCCATCAGGACCGAGATACGCAAACTACTCGCCGGCGTACCAGGATATAGTGTCCGCATCTCGGAACCCGCCGACCCCCTGGCGGGAAGCTCGGGACGCTTTCAACCATTAGCGGTCATCATCAGCGGCGACAATATAGGGAAGCTCACCGTGGTCGGTCGCGAAATTCGCGCGATTATGGGCAAAATTCCGGGGATTGCCGATGTCGCGCAGGTGCAGGCGGAAGGGCTCCCCGAAATTCAGATCAAAACTGACCCTACCAGAGCCGGCCTCTTTGGCGTCAGCGCCGCCCAAGTTAGCAGTGCTCTTGCCACGGCGATTCAAGGCGATGCGACTAATAGCATCGTCATCGCTGATCAAGAAGTTCCAATCCGCGTTCGTTTGAACACTGGCCGCTTTAGCTCGCCATCGGATCTCCTGTCCCGCAGCATCTACGTCAAGTCGAGTAACGGCAAGTCGCAGCCGGGTGTCCCCGTCGGGGCTGTTACCGAAATGAAAACCGATTCTGGCGCAGCCATCATCACCCGGGAAAATCGTCAGCGCACCCTGCGCATCGGCGCCAATATTGCTCCAGGGGCTGCACTTGGCGACACCGTAGCGATGCTACAGGCTAAACTGGACGCGCTACCATTGCCACAAAACTACGCCGCCAGAATCACTGGGCAGAACCAGCAGATGGACGAGCTCTATCAAAACGTCATCGCAGCCATCAGCATCGGCATGCTCTTTGTCTACATGATCTTGGTCAGCCTCTTTGAGTCATTTGTGATACCCATCAGCGTGCTCGCTGCCATTCCACTCGCTGCGACGGGTGCCGTCTGGGCTCTCATCGCCTGGCAAATCCCCCTTGACCTCTATGGCGGGGTGGCGATGATCCTTCTGGCTGGTATTGTCGCTAAAAACAGTATCCTCCTGGTCGATTTCGCCGCCGCCAGAGTCCGCGAGGGCTCACACTCCCCTCGCGATGCCATGCTATTGGCTGCATCCTTGCGTCTACGGCCGATTATTATGACATCCGTTGCCATGATTGCCGGCATGATTCCCGTGGCAGCTGCCTTGGGCGCTGGCGGTGAAGCACGGCGTAGTCTAGGTATCGCAACCATTGGCGGCGTCATCAGCTCGACGCTACTGACGCTCCTCATCGTGCCTAGCATCTACGTCGCTACCGAAGCAGTGATGGCATGGCTCAAGCGGAAACGTGCCACCGTGAAGCACGAGGCCTCAATGGTAAACTATTAG
- a CDS encoding HlyD family efflux transporter periplasmic adaptor subunit encodes MSVPSSPKVLTTGLSLLCCVTVVTACTAESGGRGGRPSTDATKGPVSVRVVEAALQTAPKQVTVDAPLFGIHQAEVYSKVTGRVASIGPQEGAAVKAGDLLFRIDRNDAGESFLNMPTNSPITGWVGRWHVTTVGEQVTPSDAVVTIVDDRTLRVIAHMPADDWTQVTPSTKVTATLLGQSRSAKVVSIARSADPGSGRGRVTVEIANPERDWRAGMYARLTFELAPRPRMLLSAGALIITDQGAYVYEADGSEAKRTAVQFRIVNPDTVEITEGVTPNAKIVIAGANLLSDKSRVQIVD; translated from the coding sequence ATGAGCGTGCCATCCTCCCCCAAAGTTCTGACGACTGGGCTCAGTCTACTATGCTGTGTGACCGTCGTCACTGCCTGCACGGCCGAGAGCGGAGGTCGCGGCGGTCGACCAAGCACCGACGCAACTAAGGGTCCAGTTAGCGTCCGCGTCGTCGAAGCTGCCCTGCAAACAGCACCCAAGCAAGTGACGGTCGATGCGCCGCTATTTGGCATCCATCAGGCCGAGGTTTACTCCAAGGTGACAGGACGCGTCGCCTCCATCGGCCCCCAAGAGGGAGCTGCCGTTAAGGCTGGCGATCTGCTGTTTCGTATCGATCGCAACGATGCGGGGGAGTCTTTTCTGAATATGCCGACAAATAGCCCCATTACCGGTTGGGTCGGTCGCTGGCATGTGACCACTGTCGGCGAACAAGTGACCCCAAGCGACGCTGTGGTGACGATTGTCGACGACCGCACCCTGCGCGTCATAGCGCACATGCCGGCTGACGACTGGACCCAAGTGACGCCCAGCACCAAAGTTACCGCCACCCTACTCGGCCAGAGTCGGAGTGCTAAGGTCGTTTCCATCGCCAGGTCGGCTGATCCAGGATCCGGTCGTGGGCGCGTCACTGTCGAGATCGCTAACCCTGAGAGAGATTGGCGCGCTGGTATGTATGCCCGCCTCACCTTTGAACTTGCCCCCCGACCGAGGATGCTCCTTAGCGCCGGAGCGCTCATCATCACGGATCAAGGCGCCTACGTTTACGAGGCCGATGGCAGTGAGGCCAAGAGAACTGCCGTCCAGTTTCGTATTGTCAATCCAGACACTGTCGAAATTACCGAAGGCGTTACACCCAACGCCAAGATCGTCATCGCCGGCGCCAACCTGCTTAGTGATAAAAGCCGCGTTCAAATTGTCGACTAA